A genomic segment from Microcoleus sp. FACHB-672 encodes:
- the pstA gene encoding phosphate ABC transporter permease PstA — MPANPNSTPSGYPSKTLTRSPNSPRTLFGTLMTGLTFSAAAIALLPLVAVLSYVIIKGASRINFGVFTELPPVALQAGGGFGNAIQGTLLMVAFGALISIPVGVLAAVYVSEFAAGTQFASWIRFFTNVLSGVPSIIVGVFAYGVFVLTTKNYSAFAGGFALSVLMLPIIVRATEESLKLVPQETRQGALGLGATNFQTVARVVLPAALPAIVTGTTLAIARAAGETAPLLFTALFSQYYLPISQNGVEALNQPAASLAVLVYNFATRPYENQKELAWAAALILVLLVLLTSIISRLSTARKAY; from the coding sequence ATGCCTGCAAACCCAAATAGCACTCCTTCTGGCTACCCAAGCAAGACTCTAACGCGCTCACCGAATTCTCCCCGGACGCTGTTTGGGACGCTGATGACCGGCTTGACATTCTCTGCGGCTGCCATCGCCCTCCTGCCGCTTGTTGCCGTCCTTTCCTACGTGATTATCAAAGGTGCTAGCCGAATCAACTTTGGTGTCTTCACTGAACTGCCGCCGGTGGCATTACAGGCGGGTGGGGGCTTTGGCAATGCCATCCAAGGAACACTGCTGATGGTAGCGTTTGGGGCGCTGATCAGCATTCCCGTTGGCGTCTTAGCAGCAGTTTATGTGTCTGAATTTGCTGCCGGCACTCAGTTTGCTAGCTGGATTCGCTTTTTCACCAACGTTCTCAGCGGTGTCCCTTCGATCATTGTCGGCGTATTTGCTTACGGCGTCTTCGTACTGACCACAAAAAATTACTCAGCTTTCGCCGGCGGCTTTGCTTTATCCGTGCTGATGTTGCCCATCATTGTCCGGGCTACAGAAGAATCGCTCAAGCTCGTGCCCCAGGAAACCAGACAGGGCGCACTGGGTTTAGGAGCCACAAATTTTCAAACGGTGGCGCGGGTTGTTTTACCGGCAGCTTTACCCGCCATTGTCACCGGCACCACCTTAGCAATCGCTCGTGCGGCTGGAGAAACCGCACCCCTTCTGTTTACCGCGCTTTTTAGTCAGTATTACTTGCCCATTTCGCAGAACGGTGTAGAAGCGTTGAATCAGCCGGCAGCATCTCTCGCCGTTTTGGTTTACAACTTCGCCACTCGTCCCTACGAAAACCAGAAAGAGCTTGCTTGGGCAGCAGCGCTTATCCTCGTGCTGCTTGTCTTGCTCACCAGTATTATTTCCCGTCTCTCTACGGCTCGTAAAGCCTATTAA
- the pstC gene encoding phosphate ABC transporter permease subunit PstC, translated as MSSHSQSSGRNRSLNLGQTLERWMNKIFVPLTLFCALSIVGILLWITFLVGMQALPAIEKFGLGFLFSTSWDPVRDAFGALPQLYGTLISAVIALFFAIPVGLGVALFLSEDFLPPKVQVALAFLVELLAAIPSVVYGLWGLFVVVPLFKQVGLWLYEHFRWIPIFNEPPNATGLGMLPAGVVLAIMVLPTIAVISRDSLISLPPDLRQASMGLGATRWETIIKILVPAAFSGIVGAVMLALGRALGETMAVTMLIGNANNINASILKPANTVASLLANQFAEASGLQVSALMYASLMLFALTLLVNILAEILVRRVQRI; from the coding sequence ATGAGCAGTCATTCGCAAAGCAGCGGGAGAAACCGTTCGCTCAATCTTGGACAAACCCTTGAGCGGTGGATGAATAAAATCTTTGTGCCGCTCACTCTATTTTGCGCCCTCTCAATTGTGGGCATTTTGCTTTGGATCACCTTCTTGGTTGGGATGCAAGCGCTGCCGGCTATTGAAAAGTTTGGTTTGGGGTTTCTTTTTTCTACAAGCTGGGACCCTGTGCGTGACGCGTTTGGGGCACTGCCTCAGCTGTACGGCACTCTCATCAGTGCAGTCATCGCCCTATTTTTTGCGATTCCCGTGGGATTGGGAGTCGCGCTATTTCTGAGCGAGGACTTCTTGCCGCCCAAGGTTCAGGTAGCCTTAGCTTTCTTAGTAGAACTCTTAGCAGCCATTCCCAGCGTTGTGTACGGGCTTTGGGGGCTGTTTGTGGTCGTTCCTCTTTTTAAACAGGTCGGTCTTTGGCTCTACGAACATTTTCGCTGGATACCCATTTTTAACGAGCCTCCGAACGCTACAGGTTTAGGAATGCTGCCGGCAGGGGTGGTTTTAGCAATTATGGTTTTACCGACAATTGCCGTCATCTCTCGCGATTCGTTAATTTCCCTGCCACCGGATCTGCGACAAGCGTCAATGGGTTTGGGCGCAACTCGTTGGGAAACGATTATTAAGATCCTCGTCCCGGCAGCCTTCTCTGGAATTGTGGGGGCAGTCATGCTGGCATTAGGCCGCGCTTTGGGCGAGACAATGGCGGTAACGATGCTCATCGGAAATGCCAACAATATCAATGCTTCCATTTTAAAGCCGGCGAATACTGTTGCCTCGCTGCTGGCGAATCAATTTGCAGAAGCAAGCGGTTTGCAAGTCTCCGCACTGATGTATGCATCCTTAATGTTGTTTGCGCTGACGCTATTAGTTAATATCCTGGCTGAAATTCTAGTGCGCCGGGTTCAGCGAATCTAA
- the pstS gene encoding phosphate ABC transporter substrate-binding protein PstS, giving the protein MLSQLRSTRSAFVASAIALSFSLAACSGSNSNNNAGNTGSTTSGSNASPAATTAAGGQNVRLNGAGASFPAPLYEVWFNEYNKANPNVQVSYQSVGSGAGVNQFTEGTVDFGASDTAMKDDEITKAQKGVLMVPMTAGSIVLAYNVPGLENLKLPRQVYSDILLGKITNWNDPLIAAANPGAKLPDKAISVIYRSDGSGTTGVFTKHLSAISADWKAGPGEGKTVQWPVGSGAKGNEGVTELLKQTEGAIGYVEYGYAKNNGLNMASLENKAGQFVEPTPEASSKTLAAVQLPENFRAFIADPEGNESYPIVTYTWLLVPKEFSDPAKAKAMEDVIKWGLTDGQKFSSDLGYIPLPKEVVDKVQPAVDAISPS; this is encoded by the coding sequence ATGTTGTCTCAACTTCGCTCAACTCGCAGTGCGTTTGTCGCCTCGGCGATCGCACTTTCATTTAGCTTAGCTGCTTGTAGTGGCTCAAATTCTAATAATAATGCGGGTAACACCGGCAGCACAACCTCTGGATCTAACGCATCTCCAGCCGCAACAACCGCCGCTGGGGGTCAGAATGTCAGACTTAATGGGGCGGGCGCTTCGTTTCCAGCACCGCTGTATGAAGTTTGGTTTAATGAGTACAACAAAGCAAATCCCAACGTCCAAGTTAGCTACCAATCTGTCGGTAGTGGAGCAGGGGTGAACCAGTTTACCGAAGGAACGGTAGACTTTGGAGCCAGCGACACCGCCATGAAGGACGATGAAATCACGAAAGCCCAAAAAGGCGTTCTCATGGTGCCCATGACAGCCGGCAGTATCGTGCTCGCTTACAATGTTCCGGGTCTTGAGAATCTCAAACTCCCGCGCCAAGTTTATAGCGATATTCTTCTTGGCAAAATCACGAATTGGAACGACCCCTTGATCGCGGCAGCCAATCCGGGTGCAAAACTGCCAGACAAAGCGATTAGCGTGATTTACCGCTCAGACGGTAGCGGCACCACCGGCGTATTTACTAAGCACCTGAGTGCTATTAGCGCAGATTGGAAGGCCGGCCCAGGTGAAGGGAAAACCGTGCAGTGGCCGGTTGGAAGCGGCGCAAAGGGTAACGAAGGCGTCACAGAACTGCTGAAGCAGACTGAAGGTGCAATCGGTTATGTTGAATACGGCTATGCCAAAAACAACGGCTTGAATATGGCTTCTTTGGAAAACAAAGCCGGTCAGTTCGTTGAACCGACTCCCGAAGCATCCTCCAAAACCCTTGCTGCCGTTCAACTTCCCGAAAATTTCCGCGCATTCATTGCTGACCCAGAAGGAAATGAATCCTATCCGATCGTCACCTATACTTGGTTGTTGGTGCCCAAGGAGTTCAGCGATCCAGCCAAAGCCAAAGCAATGGAAGATGTGATTAAATGGGGACTGACTGACGGACAGAAGTTCAGCTCAGACCTCGGTTATATCCCCCTGCCCAAAGAAGTTGTTGACAAAGTTCAACCGGCAGTTGATGCCATTAGCCCTTCCTAG
- a CDS encoding ArsR/SmtB family transcription factor produces the protein MAQPSTTTPAEMIAGFHALSDPIRLQVLDLLRDRELCVCDLCEQLEVSQSKLSFHLKTLKEASLVRARQEGRWIYYSLNLPQFVVLEQYLAEYRRFSSILPVRRCQDAS, from the coding sequence ATGGCACAACCTTCGACCACAACACCGGCTGAAATGATTGCCGGTTTTCACGCCCTATCTGACCCGATCCGGCTTCAGGTTTTGGATCTGCTGCGTGATCGCGAGTTATGCGTGTGCGATCTGTGCGAACAGTTGGAAGTGAGTCAGTCTAAGCTGTCTTTTCACCTAAAAACGCTCAAAGAAGCCTCGCTGGTTCGCGCCCGTCAGGAAGGACGCTGGATCTACTACAGTCTTAATTTGCCTCAATTTGTCGTACTTGAGCAATATTTGGCGGAATACCGGCGCTTTAGTTCGATTCTGCCGGTGCGTCGATGCCAGGACGCCTCTTAA
- a CDS encoding creatininase family protein → MLLHLSTWPEVETYLETSTGIILPIGSTEQHGPTGLIGTDAICAEAISRGVGEACNALVGPTINVGMALHHTGFPGTISLRPSTMMLLVRDYVAGLAKAGFTKFFFINGHGGNIATLKAAFSETYAVLAELNINNADRVQCQVGNWFMCGSVYKLAKELYGDQEGSHATPSEVALTQYVYPEAIKQAPLTAEVASGHAIYGAAEFRRRYPDGRMGSNPALATPEHGKQFYDLAVKELSNYYLEFISAE, encoded by the coding sequence ATGCTGCTGCACTTAAGTACCTGGCCAGAAGTTGAAACTTACCTCGAAACATCCACCGGCATCATCCTTCCCATCGGTTCGACGGAACAACACGGCCCAACCGGCTTGATCGGCACCGATGCCATTTGTGCTGAAGCGATTTCGCGGGGGGTTGGAGAAGCCTGCAACGCCCTAGTTGGCCCTACCATTAATGTGGGCATGGCACTACACCACACCGGCTTTCCTGGCACCATTAGCCTGCGTCCTAGCACGATGATGTTGCTGGTTCGCGATTATGTGGCCGGTTTAGCCAAAGCAGGATTTACCAAATTTTTCTTTATTAATGGCCACGGCGGCAACATAGCCACACTCAAGGCCGCTTTCTCCGAAACTTATGCAGTGCTCGCAGAGTTAAACATTAACAATGCAGATCGGGTGCAGTGTCAAGTTGGCAACTGGTTCATGTGCGGATCTGTGTATAAACTTGCCAAAGAGTTATATGGCGACCAAGAAGGTTCCCACGCTACACCCAGCGAGGTTGCGCTGACTCAGTATGTCTATCCAGAGGCGATTAAGCAAGCTCCTCTCACAGCCGAGGTAGCCAGTGGTCATGCAATTTACGGCGCTGCTGAATTCCGCCGGCGTTACCCTGACGGTCGCATGGGTTCAAATCCTGCTTTGGCAACGCCTGAACATGGCAAGCAATTTTACGATCTTGCTGTCAAAGAATTGAGTAATTACTATTTGGAGTTCATTAGCGCAGAATAA
- a CDS encoding non-ribosomal peptide synthetase, translating to MNYNSTATIERSKVTGVAQIFEAQAELTPDAIAVRCEERQLTYRELNAKANQLANYLKTCGIESEVRVGICAERSLEMVIGILGILKAGGAYVPLDPAYPQERLSFILQETQLPLLLTQSHLVKALPQQSTQLLCLDTDWETIALHSDQAPAIEVKPENLAYVMYTSGSTGKPKGVQITHANVWYYIQAIAKVLEVNEQDVYLHTASFSFSSSVRQLMVPLSQGATSIIATREQIKNPLGLFELIQKQGVTVSDTVPSVWRYGLQAVEGLEPVRAKALMSSKLRMILLSGEITPCQLLQKIRGKLKNQPRIFNIYGQTETIGTCAYPIPEDFDREQGYVPVGYPYPHNQAYILNAKGQGVAVGEIGELHIAGACLSRGYLNRPELNAEKFISNPFADRPSSPSQSSSRLFKTGDLARWLPDGAIELVGRTDFQVKIRGMRVEIGEIESLLEQHPAIKETAVTAREEVPGDKRLVAYIVAHSPSTHSDKSEFYAELRSFLSEKLPDYMVPSSFVMLKALPLTPNGKLDRRALPALHSSGAGSERNIVFPRNGLERLLKEVWERVLEVKPISIKDNFFDLGGHSLVAVRLLSEIENICGKSLPLATLLQAATIEKLARIIESEGGAMQAQSLVPLNRATGKPPLFCIYGMLLYRDLARHFDTDWPVYGVYLDAEIELLKAGKLDEQTSSLTSVEDIASHYLKEIRTIQPTGPYYLAGESFGGLVAFEMGQQLRAAGERVELVALFDTRFPGETPEMSRQKRLSLHIEKLGQEGFSYVLEKVGHKLKSTKGKLVRIAGKLSGKSEQGKPQPELSEPEESIAADVRIAVRERAIEKYSPEPYAGKLALFRAMDRTAFEKYYTDPKLWRSLTINGLEVHEIGGDHLGILKEPHVKVLADKLKECLNSTQPTEVAEPVELIRS from the coding sequence GTGAATTACAACTCAACGGCTACAATTGAACGTTCAAAAGTTACGGGAGTGGCTCAAATCTTTGAGGCTCAGGCTGAACTTACTCCCGATGCAATCGCAGTGAGGTGTGAAGAGCGGCAGCTAACTTACCGAGAACTCAATGCAAAAGCGAACCAGCTCGCGAACTATCTCAAAACCTGCGGCATTGAATCAGAAGTGCGAGTGGGAATTTGTGCGGAACGCTCACTGGAAATGGTCATTGGAATTTTGGGCATTCTTAAGGCCGGTGGCGCTTATGTTCCCCTAGATCCCGCCTATCCACAAGAACGCCTAAGTTTTATTCTGCAAGAAACTCAACTGCCACTATTGCTGACTCAGAGCCATCTGGTGAAAGCACTACCGCAGCAATCAACGCAGCTACTCTGCTTAGACACAGACTGGGAAACTATTGCCCTACATAGCGATCAGGCCCCAGCCATTGAGGTAAAACCGGAAAACCTCGCCTATGTCATGTATACGTCTGGCTCCACCGGCAAGCCAAAAGGCGTGCAAATTACCCACGCAAATGTCTGGTACTATATTCAGGCAATTGCCAAAGTCTTAGAAGTCAACGAACAAGATGTCTATCTCCACACGGCATCTTTCTCCTTTTCCTCATCCGTTCGGCAGTTAATGGTGCCCCTGTCGCAAGGCGCGACCAGTATCATCGCCACCCGCGAACAAATAAAAAATCCCCTCGGCCTTTTCGAGCTGATCCAAAAACAAGGTGTTACAGTCTCTGACACCGTGCCTTCAGTTTGGCGTTATGGACTGCAAGCAGTCGAAGGGCTTGAGCCAGTCCGTGCCAAGGCACTGATGTCATCTAAATTACGGATGATTCTGCTTTCTGGGGAAATCACGCCGTGTCAACTGCTGCAAAAAATACGCGGCAAATTAAAAAATCAGCCCCGCATTTTCAACATTTACGGTCAAACAGAAACCATTGGCACCTGCGCTTATCCCATCCCAGAAGACTTTGACCGGGAACAAGGATATGTACCAGTAGGCTATCCCTACCCTCATAACCAAGCCTACATACTTAACGCCAAGGGGCAGGGAGTCGCAGTTGGGGAGATCGGAGAACTGCATATAGCCGGTGCTTGCCTAAGTCGTGGCTATCTCAACCGGCCCGAACTCAATGCTGAAAAGTTTATCTCAAATCCCTTTGCCGACAGGCCCTCAAGCCCCTCGCAGTCCTCGTCCAGACTCTTCAAAACCGGCGATCTGGCTCGGTGGTTGCCGGATGGTGCCATAGAACTTGTAGGGCGGACTGACTTTCAGGTAAAAATCCGGGGGATGCGTGTTGAGATCGGGGAAATCGAATCCTTACTCGAACAGCACCCCGCAATTAAGGAAACTGCGGTGACAGCGAGAGAGGAGGTACCTGGTGATAAGCGTCTAGTCGCTTATATCGTTGCCCACTCACCCTCAACTCACAGCGACAAAAGCGAGTTTTACGCTGAACTCCGTAGTTTCCTCAGTGAAAAGTTACCAGACTACATGGTGCCTTCTAGCTTCGTGATGCTCAAGGCACTACCACTGACGCCCAACGGCAAACTAGATCGCCGCGCATTGCCGGCACTCCATTCTTCCGGTGCCGGCAGCGAAAGAAACATCGTGTTTCCCCGCAACGGCTTAGAACGCCTGCTCAAAGAAGTTTGGGAAAGAGTGTTAGAAGTTAAGCCGATCAGCATCAAAGACAACTTCTTCGACTTGGGCGGGCACTCTTTAGTCGCCGTGCGCTTGTTATCGGAAATCGAGAATATCTGCGGCAAAAGTCTTCCCTTGGCGACGCTTCTGCAAGCCGCCACGATTGAAAAGCTGGCCAGAATTATCGAGTCGGAAGGTGGGGCGATGCAAGCACAATCGCTGGTGCCGCTGAATCGCGCAACTGGCAAGCCACCTTTATTCTGTATTTACGGAATGTTACTTTATCGCGATTTGGCTCGCCATTTCGATACGGACTGGCCAGTTTACGGGGTTTACCTAGACGCTGAAATTGAGCTGCTCAAAGCCGGCAAACTAGACGAGCAAACGTCTTCCTTAACCAGTGTCGAGGACATAGCCAGCCACTACCTCAAAGAAATCCGCACCATTCAGCCAACGGGTCCCTATTATCTAGCCGGTGAATCCTTTGGCGGCTTAGTTGCCTTCGAGATGGGGCAGCAGCTACGCGCAGCCGGTGAGCGAGTGGAACTTGTGGCCTTATTTGACACCCGATTTCCAGGGGAGACGCCAGAAATGTCCCGGCAAAAGCGGCTTTCTCTTCACATAGAGAAGCTTGGCCAAGAGGGATTTTCCTACGTTTTAGAGAAAGTTGGCCATAAGCTTAAGTCAACTAAGGGTAAGCTTGTTCGCATAGCAGGCAAACTTTCTGGCAAGTCAGAGCAGGGCAAGCCTCAGCCAGAATTAAGCGAACCTGAAGAATCGATTGCCGCTGATGTGCGTATTGCCGTTCGAGAACGGGCTATTGAAAAATACTCCCCCGAACCCTATGCCGGCAAGCTGGCTTTATTCCGGGCGATGGATCGCACTGCATTTGAGAAATATTACACTGACCCTAAATTGTGGCGTTCTCTGACTATTAACGGCTTAGAGGTGCACGAAATTGGGGGCGATCACCTTGGCATCCTTAAAGAGCCTCACGTAAAAGTTCTGGCTGACAAATTGAAGGAGTGTTTAAACAGTACACAGCCAACAGAAGTTGCAGAGCCGGTTGAGCTCATCAGGTCATAA
- the radA gene encoding DNA repair protein RadA: protein MPKPRTQYMCNECGADFPQYFGKCPACESWNSLVEQVTTSVPANPYRPSLNGSTWMKENGEAPDKKAGQPRSSFKLSQIADTALTRCPSGFGELDRVLGGGIVPGSLVLIGGEPGIGKSTLLLQVANQMSYNSRVLYISGEESGQQVKLRAQRLQAYEPTESDHDVDPEVGESQREEDREPGNGGDAGKLVLQSHFDPSFYLLPETNLEEILRELESLKPNLAVIDSIQTIYFPSLTSAPGSVAQVRECTNALMQVAKRENITLFIVGHVTKEGGIAGPRVLEHLVDTVLFFEGDRFASHRLLRSMKNRFGATHEIGVFEMVANGLREIENPSELFLGSRDDFISGSSTVVACEGTRPIVVEVQALVSPASFGSPRRATTGVDSNRLVQILAVLEKRVGVPLSKLDTYVATVGGIGVHEPAADLGVAIAVVASFRDRVVDPHTVIIGEVGLGGQVRPVSQLELRLREAAKLGFKRAIVPKGQMTPDLGLEILPVAKVLDAILEAIPGQPSQPSELANSYADEEDEEDDVFGEEDDEPVF, encoded by the coding sequence ATGCCGAAGCCTCGAACCCAGTACATGTGTAACGAATGCGGTGCAGATTTCCCGCAATACTTTGGTAAATGTCCAGCCTGCGAGAGCTGGAACTCGTTGGTTGAGCAGGTAACAACCTCGGTGCCGGCGAACCCCTATCGCCCTAGCTTAAACGGCAGTACCTGGATGAAGGAAAACGGGGAAGCGCCAGATAAAAAAGCTGGCCAACCAAGATCCTCCTTTAAACTTTCTCAAATTGCCGATACCGCCCTAACTCGGTGCCCTTCTGGCTTTGGGGAATTAGATCGGGTGTTGGGCGGTGGCATCGTCCCTGGCTCTTTGGTACTCATAGGCGGGGAGCCAGGAATTGGGAAATCAACCCTGTTGCTACAAGTGGCCAATCAAATGTCCTACAATTCTCGCGTCCTCTATATTTCTGGGGAAGAGTCGGGACAGCAGGTGAAATTACGAGCGCAACGCCTGCAGGCTTACGAGCCGACAGAGAGTGATCATGATGTTGATCCCGAAGTCGGAGAAAGCCAGAGAGAGGAAGACAGGGAGCCGGGGAACGGAGGCGATGCTGGTAAACTCGTGCTTCAGTCCCATTTTGATCCAAGTTTCTACCTGCTGCCAGAAACCAATTTGGAAGAAATTCTCAGGGAACTTGAATCGCTTAAACCCAATCTGGCAGTGATTGATAGTATCCAGACAATTTACTTTCCCTCCCTAACTTCAGCGCCGGGATCAGTGGCGCAGGTGCGCGAATGCACAAACGCGCTAATGCAGGTGGCGAAGCGGGAGAATATTACCCTGTTTATTGTTGGACACGTAACCAAAGAAGGCGGAATTGCCGGTCCCAGAGTTTTAGAACACCTCGTCGATACCGTGCTTTTCTTTGAAGGCGATCGCTTTGCCTCTCACCGGCTCTTACGCTCAATGAAAAACCGCTTTGGAGCCACCCACGAAATCGGCGTCTTTGAAATGGTTGCCAACGGTTTACGGGAAATCGAGAATCCATCAGAGCTATTCTTGGGCAGCCGGGATGACTTCATCTCTGGCAGTTCTACGGTCGTGGCGTGTGAGGGAACACGACCGATTGTGGTGGAAGTGCAAGCTTTAGTTAGCCCTGCCAGCTTTGGCTCGCCGCGCCGAGCCACCACCGGCGTTGACAGCAACCGGCTAGTGCAAATTCTGGCTGTACTGGAAAAACGGGTTGGGGTTCCCTTGTCTAAGTTAGATACCTATGTAGCGACTGTGGGCGGAATTGGGGTACACGAACCGGCTGCTGACTTAGGGGTGGCGATCGCTGTGGTGGCGTCTTTCCGTGATCGCGTCGTCGATCCACACACGGTGATCATTGGGGAAGTCGGTTTAGGGGGACAAGTTCGCCCGGTTTCTCAGTTGGAATTGCGGCTGCGGGAGGCAGCAAAACTCGGTTTCAAACGAGCGATTGTTCCAAAGGGACAAATGACGCCTGATTTGGGATTAGAAATTTTGCCGGTTGCCAAGGTGCTAGATGCCATTTTGGAGGCGATTCCCGGTCAACCTTCTCAGCCTTCTGAATTGGCAAACTCCTATGCTGATGAGGAAGACGAGGAAGATGATGTATTTGGAGAGGAGGATGACGAGCCGGTGTTCTAG
- the rpaB gene encoding response regulator transcription factor RpaB, producing the protein MENHKEKILVVDDEASIRRILETRLSMIGYDVVTAADGEEALETFRSAIPDLVVLDVMMPKLDGYGVCQELRKESDVPIIMLTALGDVADRITGLELGADDYVVKPFSPKELEARIRSVLRRVDKTGASGIPSSGVIHVSSLRIDTNKRQVYKGDERIRLTGMEFSLLELLVSRSGEPFSRSEILQEVWGYTPERHVDTRVVDVHISRLRAKLEDDPSNPELILTARGTGYLFQRIVEPGEE; encoded by the coding sequence TTGGAAAACCATAAGGAAAAGATACTGGTAGTTGATGACGAAGCCAGTATCCGTCGGATTTTGGAAACGCGCCTTTCCATGATTGGCTATGATGTGGTGACAGCGGCTGATGGAGAAGAAGCCCTGGAGACTTTTCGCAGCGCTATTCCTGATCTGGTAGTTCTGGATGTGATGATGCCGAAGCTCGATGGCTACGGTGTCTGTCAAGAGTTGCGAAAAGAATCAGATGTGCCCATCATCATGCTAACAGCCTTGGGAGATGTGGCGGATCGGATCACCGGCCTGGAGTTGGGGGCTGATGATTATGTGGTCAAGCCGTTTTCTCCAAAAGAACTGGAAGCTCGTATTCGCTCAGTGTTGCGTCGCGTAGACAAAACCGGCGCGTCTGGCATTCCTAGTTCTGGAGTCATTCATGTCAGCAGCTTGCGGATTGACACGAACAAGCGGCAAGTCTACAAGGGAGATGAGCGCATTCGTCTCACCGGCATGGAGTTCAGTTTACTGGAACTGTTGGTCAGCCGGTCGGGTGAGCCATTCTCTCGCTCGGAGATTTTGCAGGAAGTATGGGGCTACACCCCAGAGCGTCATGTGGACACGCGGGTGGTGGATGTTCACATCTCGCGTCTGAGAGCGAAGTTAGAAGATGACCCTAGCAATCCAGAGCTGATCCTCACCGCACGCGGCACCGGCTATTTATTCCAAAGGATCGTTGAACCAGGCGAAGAGTGA